A stretch of the Bacillus sp. B-jedd genome encodes the following:
- a CDS encoding YnfA family protein, which produces MMFLAILLFIAAGLAEIGGGYLVWLWLRESRPLWYGIAGSLILVFYGVIPTLQKFPTFGRVYAAYGGIFIILAVLWGWGIDKKTPDLYDWVGAAICLVGVSVILWAPRH; this is translated from the coding sequence CTATTTTACTATTCATTGCAGCGGGCCTTGCGGAAATCGGGGGAGGCTATTTGGTCTGGCTCTGGCTTCGGGAAAGCCGGCCGCTTTGGTACGGGATTGCCGGGAGCTTGATCCTCGTTTTTTACGGTGTTATCCCTACCTTGCAGAAGTTCCCGACATTCGGACGTGTTTATGCGGCTTACGGAGGGATTTTTATTATTCTCGCCGTCCTATGGGGCTGGGGAATCGACAAGAAAACGCCTGATTTATACGACTGGGTCGGAGCGGCTATCTGCCTGGTTGGGGTTTCAGTGATTCTTTGGGCTCCAAGGCATTAA